AGGTTCAACTGCTATAACCTCAATAGATTGTTTTTTTTGCTTCAAAATTTCCGATACTCCGGTAATGGTTCCTCCGGTTCCGACTCCACTTATAAATACATCTACACTTCCTTTTGTATCTTCCCATATTTCAAGTGCGGTAGTACGCCGGTGAGCATCAGGATTTGAAGGATTTAGGAACTGTTGCGGCATAAACGAATTTTTAGTATTTCCTGCAATTTCTTCGGCCTTGGCTATAGAAGCTCTCATTCCGCCACTTGCCGGTGTCAACACAAGCTCTGCTCCATAAGCTTCTAACACTTTCCTTCTTTCAACACTCATACTCTCAGGTAAAGTAAAAATAACCTTATATCCTTTAGCTGCCGCCACAAGTGCTAAACCAATCCCCGTATTACCACTTGTTGGTTCAATAATTACAGAATCTTTATTAAGTAGTCCTTTCTTTTCAGCATCATCAATCATTGCAAGTGCAATCCTGTCTTTAACAGAACCACCCGGATTAAAATATTCCAACTTCGCCAATATCCTTGTACCTCTATCATCAGAA
This genomic window from Bacteroidota bacterium contains:
- the cysK gene encoding cysteine synthase A, whose product is MIYKNITETIGKTPLVEIYSDDRGTRILAKLEYFNPGGSVKDRIALAMIDDAEKKGLLNKDSVIIEPTSGNTGIGLALVAAAKGYKVIFTLPESMSVERRKVLEAYGAELVLTPASGGMRASIAKAEEIAGNTKNSFMPQQFLNPSNPDAHRRTTALEIWEDTKGSVDVFISGVGTGGTITGVSEILKQKKQSIEVIAVEPEGSPVLSGGKPGQHKIQGIGAGFIPNVLNTDIYNEVVTVVDEDAINASRKLARNNGIFVGISSGAALHIAYQKIADDEYNGKKIVVLLPDTGERYLSML